The Sphingobacteriales bacterium nucleotide sequence TAAAATACAACGAAGTAACCAAGAAAATGACTGCAACAGGAAAAATAAATCTTGGACTGAGGTTAGGCGAAAATAGCGCAGTTGGCGTGGGCGATTTCGAATATAATAATGATAAGAATATTGTCTTAAATATGGATTTGGCAGTAAATACATTAATAAATCCAGACGTAGCAAATTATGTCATCTCATCATTTATTACAGCAGATTCAAATTTTATATATACAAACTATAGAAGAAATAATTTAATTCAGCGCACATTATCGCTGTTGTGCAACGATACATTAGATTCAAAATATATTGTAGGATCAATGTATATGAAAGATTCTTTATATAAACCAGAAAGTTTAAATTATGATTTGGTATTTAGTGGCACAAAATTTTTCTGGGATGAGATTGACGGAAGTTTCAAATCAATTGGAGACATAAACTTACCATATTTCGGAAATAGTATTGTAAAAAGACCATACAAAGCATACATAGAATTTGGTTACGGCGATGGAGGAGATTACATCAATATTGTTTTAGAAAATAAAATGAAAGAATGGTTGTACATCAAGGTTAAAAAAGGACAGATGGGCATTGTCTCATCCGTTCCAGACATATATGCATATTTAGTAGGTTTGCCAGATGCTAGTAGAAATGTAAGAAACGGCAGATTGTTGATATTTGAATTAATGCCAGCTAGTAGCACCATGAAAGATGATTATATGCTTAGAATGGATGATTTCTACGAAAGATTCAAATCAAAATTACAAACTAAGTAAATGAATGAATTTCCAGTTTGGAAAAAAGCATTGAGTTATTTTTGGGAGTTTAATCTTGAAAAAATAAATTCAGAGTTTAGTGGCGAGTTGCAAGTTACCTATCACAAAAACAACTTAAAACTAATTACAGAAAATGCTATTTATTCATTTGGTAATCATTATACATCATTCAAAGAAGCATTTCAATACATTCAAATCAAAGACCAAAAAGTAGAATCAGTTTTGGTACTTGGATTAGGCTTAGGTAGCGTAATACAACAGTTAGAAGCACATCAAACAATAAAGAATATTACTACAGTAGAAATTGATAAAGACATTATTTATCTATGTAAAAAGTACCTCAATACAAAGTATAATATTGAATATATAAATAATGATGCACTAAAATTTGTAAATGAAAACAAAAAAAAATACGATTTAATTATTGTCGATTTGTATATAGATGATGTTACACCATCAAACTTTCAGACAAAATATTTTCTAGAACAATTACATAATTTAGTATCAATAAAAGGTATGTTGTTGTTTAGTAAATTAGAAATCTCCATTCAAAACAAAGTTGAAAATGATAATTTTTCTAAACTATTTCTGTCAATATTTCCGCAGTCATTTTCAATCAATACAAACGGAAATAAAATATTTATTTATCAAGACAAAAACTAAACATTGCTTTTGTGCAATAAATATGCTTTGAAAAAACCATTCAAGTTGCCATCCAATACATCATCAGGATTTGTAGATTTGTAACCACTGCGCAAATCTTTTACCCATCTATCATCAAGCACATAACTACGAATTTGTGAGCCCCATTCATTCTTCATTTTTTGAGCTTCTAATGCATCTCTTGCTTCCAATTTTTTCTGCAATTCTATTTCATACAATTTAGATTTCAACATTTTTAATGCAGTTTCTCTATTTTGTATCTGAGAACGTTGCGTTTGGCATTCGCAAACTACACCACTTGGCAAGTGTCTTACACGCACAGCAGATTCCGTCTTGTTCATGCTGTCCACCAGCACCTTGCGCTCTAAAAACATCCCATTCCAAATCAGCAGGATTTATTTCTATTTCAATAGTATCATCAACCACAGGATGCACAAAAACAGAACAAAAAGAAGTCATACGTTTGCCTTGTGCATTAAAAGGAGAAACTCTAACCAATCTATGCACACCATTTTCACCTTTCAACATACCAAATGCATAGTCACCACTAATTTCTAATGCTACAGATTTTATTCCAGCCACATCGCCTTCTTGATAATCTAATTCAGCTACTTTGTAGCCATTTTTCTGTGCCCACATGGTGTACATACGCAAAAGCATACTTCCCCAATCGCACGCTTCTGTGCCACCAGCACCAGCATTTATTTCCAAAATAGCAGAAAGTACATCTTCTTCTTTGTTTAGCGTAGCTTTAAATTCTGTTTCCTCCAATTCTTCTATACAAAGCAAATATTGTGCTTCTACTTCATCTTCAGTTGCTTCTTCAATTTCGCAAAATTCTCTCAATACAACTAAATCGTCAATTTTAGTTTGTAGTGCTTGATATACATTTACCCAATGTTTATCAGTTTTTATTTCTTTCATTTTTGCCTTAGCTTCAATAGGATTATCCCAAAAGTTGGGTGCTAAGGTCTTTGCTTCATCATCTTTTATCTTTTCAATACGATTATCTACGTCAAAGATACCTCCTCAGCGCCGTCGCTTTATCCTGTAAGGATTTTAATTGTTCATTAGTCATATTGCAAAATTAAAGATTTTATGCCATATATCTTTTTTCTGTGTTTAATATTTTTTTATGCTTAAGTTAATAATTAATATTAAATTAATAAAAATAGTATATGATTTTATTAATGTGATAAACTTATCCACTTTATACAAAAATTAACGGTTCTAATTTTCTACTTCAATACTTTTTTTACATTTTCACATTCTAAATCTTTTTACTATGTGCGATTTTGCTCCACTACACTGTCATACCCAATTTTCACTCTTAGATGGAGCAACAGATATTGATGCTATGGTAAAAAAAGCAAAAGAAGATGGAATGCAAGCAGTTGCCATCACAGACCATGGCAATATGTTCGGTGTGTTTAAATTTTTCGCAGCTTGCAAAAAATATGGAATAAAACCAATATTAGGTTGTGAAGTATATGTAGTAGAAGATAGGTTTAATAAAAATTTACGAGAGAAAATAAAGATAAACGATACCATCAATTATTGTTGGCAAAAAATGAAATTGGATATAAAAATCTAATGCACATTGTATCTACAGGATTTATTGATGGATTGTATATGGATTTTCCTAGAGTTGATTTTGAACTAATAAAAGAATATCATGAAGGTATAATTGCTAGCACATGTTGC carries:
- a CDS encoding methyltransferase domain-containing protein translates to MNEFPVWKKALSYFWEFNLEKINSEFSGELQVTYHKNNLKLITENAIYSFGNHYTSFKEAFQYIQIKDQKVESVLVLGLGLGSVIQQLEAHQTIKNITTVEIDKDIIYLCKKYLNTKYNIEYINNDALKFVNENKKKYDLIIVDLYIDDVTPSNFQTKYFLEQLHNLVSIKGMLLFSKLEISIQNKVENDNFSKLFLSIFPQSFSINTNGNKIFIYQDKN
- a CDS encoding PHP domain-containing protein, which codes for MCDFAPLHCHTQFSLLDGATDIDAMVKKAKEDGMQAVAITDHGNMFGVFKFFAACKKYGIKPILGCEVYVVEDRFNKNLREKIKINDTINYCWQKMKLDIKI